A section of the Streptomyces sp. NBC_01591 genome encodes:
- a CDS encoding GrpB family protein, which yields MMPQERQEQEIPRVSMTDEEIEAANLKTPPLLNSNIKLMEYTPEWAAAFAEEARRMSDELGALPHRIEHTGSTSVPGLPAKPVIDILLIVPDSADESAYVPSLAPLGYALAVREPDWYEHRVLRKPDLAPSAESANLHVLSTGCPEIQRMILFRDWLRAHTNDRDLYARTKRDLAQRTWTYMQHYADAKSEVIADILERAMRAEPPSAHGSS from the coding sequence ATGATGCCACAGGAACGTCAAGAGCAGGAGATCCCCCGCGTCTCGATGACTGACGAGGAGATCGAAGCGGCGAACCTGAAGACGCCCCCCCTACTCAACAGCAACATCAAGCTGATGGAGTACACGCCGGAATGGGCCGCCGCGTTCGCGGAGGAGGCCCGCCGGATGAGCGACGAGCTGGGCGCGCTGCCACACCGGATCGAACACACAGGGTCCACCTCGGTACCCGGGTTGCCCGCCAAACCGGTCATCGACATCCTGCTGATCGTTCCCGACTCCGCCGACGAATCCGCCTACGTGCCCAGCCTGGCTCCCCTCGGTTACGCGCTCGCGGTCCGGGAGCCCGATTGGTATGAGCACCGCGTCCTGCGCAAGCCCGACCTCGCGCCCAGTGCCGAATCAGCCAATCTGCACGTGCTCTCCACCGGCTGCCCCGAGATTCAGCGCATGATCCTTTTCCGCGACTGGCTGCGCGCCCACACGAACGATCGCGACCTCTACGCCCGAACCAAAAGGGACCTCGCACAGCGGACATGGACGTACATGCAGCACTACGCCGACGCGAAGAGCGAAGTCATCGCGGACATCCTCGAACGTGCCATGAGAGCTGAACCTCCCAGCGCCCATGGCAGCTCATGA
- a CDS encoding ISAs1 family transposase: MVRTSADDYLAIVKKNHPGLYAQVTKLPWAEIPLDHRTRDRAHHRDEIRRIKVVAFHHLGYPGARQAIQIVRWRRELSTGKLTTERVYVITSLDVFDATPAQLATWIRGHWGIENRLHHVRDRTFCEDDSKVRTGHLPRTMAGLRNLAISVFRQNGETNIAAALRRTSRDYHRPLSTLGLT, encoded by the coding sequence ATGGTGCGTACCTCCGCCGACGACTACCTGGCCATCGTGAAGAAGAACCACCCCGGACTGTATGCGCAGGTCACCAAGCTGCCCTGGGCCGAGATCCCGCTGGACCACCGCACCCGGGACCGGGCCCACCACCGCGACGAGATCCGTCGGATCAAGGTCGTCGCCTTCCACCACCTCGGCTATCCCGGCGCCCGCCAGGCCATCCAGATCGTCCGGTGGCGGCGCGAGCTGAGCACCGGGAAACTGACCACCGAGCGCGTCTACGTGATCACCAGCCTCGACGTCTTCGACGCGACACCGGCCCAACTCGCCACCTGGATCAGAGGCCACTGGGGCATCGAGAACCGCCTGCACCACGTCCGCGACCGCACCTTTTGCGAGGACGACTCCAAGGTCCGCACCGGCCACCTGCCCCGCACCATGGCCGGCCTGCGCAACCTCGCCATCAGCGTCTTCCGCCAGAACGGCGAGACCAACATCGCCGCCGCCCTCCGCCGCACCAGCCGCGACTACCACCGGCCGCTGTCGACCCTCGGCCTCACGTGA
- a CDS encoding alpha/beta hydrolase family protein, whose product MSVEQDEATTTVTAADVARIAKQGVFATPTSLDPKAVNVGHALIATLQGAAEKPLLTDDLQRLTEQVRQKATIGFPRITSADGIRLSAHTIKLNAPEPRPVVIVPSDWTPAGWPLFEHTYLKLALRGYHVLAYTPRGLGLTADVHGGGYMDGPCTSGGTIDVAGPLDWADGSTVIDYAQQHFNPSRIAFFGRAYGGLISQLVAAHDPGARVDAVVALSTWEDLVAGHQNDRGHLAAVADLTNFTGGPVKHKFDEDTQQILADLQAGENPDDVASWAMQRAAFSYVGQTNARGTATFISHAGSDALFPLRQITKHFEQLTVPKRLSLQNGSRPAPEHAGLTVPLSDTAPTLDEAFAWLDHHLLGAANNVPTWSPVSS is encoded by the coding sequence ATGAGCGTTGAACAGGACGAGGCGACCACCACGGTCACCGCGGCAGACGTGGCCCGGATCGCGAAGCAGGGTGTCTTCGCGACACCGACTTCGCTCGACCCGAAAGCCGTCAATGTGGGCCATGCGCTGATCGCCACGCTGCAAGGCGCGGCGGAAAAGCCGCTGCTGACCGATGACCTCCAGCGGCTCACGGAGCAGGTGCGGCAGAAGGCCACCATCGGCTTCCCCCGCATCACCTCCGCCGACGGGATCCGGTTGTCGGCACACACCATCAAGCTCAATGCCCCAGAGCCCCGGCCGGTGGTGATCGTGCCGTCCGACTGGACGCCTGCCGGCTGGCCCCTGTTCGAGCACACGTATCTCAAGCTGGCGCTGCGCGGCTACCACGTGCTGGCCTACACCCCCCGCGGGCTCGGGCTTACGGCAGACGTGCACGGCGGCGGGTACATGGACGGCCCGTGCACCTCCGGAGGGACGATCGACGTGGCCGGCCCCCTGGACTGGGCCGACGGCTCGACCGTGATCGACTACGCTCAACAGCACTTCAACCCGAGCCGTATCGCCTTCTTCGGCAGGGCCTACGGCGGGCTCATCAGCCAGCTCGTCGCGGCGCACGATCCTGGCGCCCGTGTGGACGCCGTCGTCGCGCTGAGCACGTGGGAGGACCTGGTCGCCGGCCACCAGAACGACCGCGGACACCTCGCCGCGGTCGCCGACCTGACCAACTTCACCGGCGGACCGGTGAAGCACAAGTTCGATGAGGACACGCAGCAGATCCTCGCGGACCTCCAGGCCGGAGAAAACCCCGACGATGTCGCCTCGTGGGCGATGCAGCGGGCTGCGTTCTCCTACGTCGGGCAAACCAATGCCCGTGGCACCGCGACGTTCATCTCCCACGCCGGGAGCGATGCGCTGTTCCCGCTCAGGCAGATCACCAAGCACTTCGAGCAGCTCACCGTGCCCAAGCGACTGAGCCTGCAGAACGGCAGCCGGCCCGCACCTGAACACGCCGGGCTGACCGTCCCGCTCAGCGACACCGCCCCGACACTCGACGAAGCCTTCGCCTGGCTCGACCACCATCTCCTCGGGGCCGCCAACAACGTACCCACCTGGTCACCGGTCAGCAGCTAG